In Desulfovibrio porci, one genomic interval encodes:
- a CDS encoding bifunctional metallophosphatase/5'-nucleotidase yields MNILCHCAKTVCTVLLLFTLSLAQEGCSHTQRPSLEEDCLALTILHTNDTHSHIAGINKYGNACFDDKECRGGLSRIASAIRAAKSQNDNVIALDAGDQFQGTLFYSVNKWPMLAALAQYMPYDAMTLGNHEFDEGCLELTRFLEDIPFPVLAANLKPEKGCPMLKGNYAPYTVLTVRGQKVAIVGIANNEVVNLASACSHTLFEDTVNCLQRTVKELEGQGVKHIIALTHIGLADDRELGRSVDGVDIIVGGHSHSYLGPDSEEGPYPIVEYSPSGQPVLVVSAKRATQYLGELNVSFDKQGVPLAWSGGARELSASEPRNAEISALVKNYATILDEYRNIKVGSHNISMPDGMDACREDDCLGGSLIADAMLEYARPFGAHVALCNGGSVRAALPAGSISRGDLLSVIPFGNTLVIRELTGELLLAALEHGVSEEGAKGPRLLHTAGLRYVVDGTRPAGSRVVKAEILDEKDTATSLDPKAHYGIIITDYLARGGDAYEMLKNSKVIPSPEPIDITVVEEYMRKHLPLPQPKGERIIRK; encoded by the coding sequence ATGAACATCCTGTGCCATTGCGCGAAAACAGTCTGTACAGTGCTTTTGCTTTTTACCCTGTCCCTGGCACAGGAAGGCTGTTCGCATACGCAGCGTCCATCTCTGGAGGAAGACTGTCTTGCACTGACCATCCTGCATACAAACGATACACATTCCCACATTGCGGGCATCAACAAGTATGGCAACGCCTGCTTTGATGACAAAGAATGCCGCGGCGGACTGAGCCGCATCGCTAGTGCCATACGCGCGGCCAAGTCGCAAAACGACAACGTCATTGCCTTGGATGCGGGTGATCAATTTCAGGGGACCCTTTTCTACAGCGTAAACAAGTGGCCCATGCTTGCCGCGCTGGCGCAGTACATGCCTTACGACGCCATGACACTGGGCAACCATGAATTTGACGAAGGCTGCCTGGAACTGACGCGCTTTCTGGAGGATATTCCCTTTCCCGTGCTGGCAGCCAACCTGAAGCCCGAAAAAGGCTGTCCCATGCTCAAAGGCAACTATGCTCCCTACACCGTACTCACAGTACGCGGGCAAAAAGTAGCCATAGTGGGCATAGCCAACAATGAAGTAGTTAATCTGGCCTCCGCCTGCTCCCATACTCTTTTCGAAGATACGGTCAACTGCCTGCAAAGGACAGTAAAGGAGCTGGAGGGACAAGGTGTAAAGCACATCATCGCTCTTACGCACATTGGACTGGCTGACGACAGGGAACTGGGGCGCAGCGTGGACGGTGTGGATATTATCGTAGGTGGCCATAGTCACAGCTATCTGGGCCCGGACTCCGAGGAAGGTCCCTATCCCATAGTCGAGTATTCCCCCTCTGGACAGCCTGTACTGGTGGTCAGCGCCAAACGGGCCACGCAGTATCTGGGTGAGCTCAATGTCAGTTTTGACAAACAGGGAGTTCCCCTAGCCTGGAGCGGTGGAGCGAGAGAACTTTCTGCCTCAGAACCGCGCAATGCGGAAATAAGTGCCTTGGTAAAGAACTACGCCACCATTCTGGATGAATACCGCAATATCAAGGTAGGCAGCCACAATATTTCCATGCCCGATGGAATGGATGCCTGCCGCGAGGATGACTGCCTGGGAGGCAGCCTTATCGCTGACGCCATGCTGGAATACGCACGCCCCTTTGGCGCGCATGTAGCCCTGTGTAACGGCGGCAGCGTGCGAGCTGCCCTTCCTGCAGGATCCATTTCCCGGGGCGATCTGCTCAGCGTCATCCCGTTCGGCAACACTCTGGTGATACGCGAACTCACGGGAGAACTATTATTGGCAGCCCTTGAACATGGCGTTTCTGAAGAAGGCGCCAAGGGCCCGCGCCTTCTGCACACCGCAGGTCTGCGCTATGTCGTTGACGGTACGCGTCCGGCGGGTTCCCGCGTAGTCAAGGCGGAAATCCTGGATGAAAAGGACACGGCCACTTCCCTCGACCCCAAAGCCCACTATGGCATCATCATCACCGATTATCTGGCACGCGGCGGGGATGCTTACGAAATGCTCAAGAATAGCAAGGTGATTCCTTCGCCCGAACCCATCGATATTACGGTGGTGGAAGAATACATGAGGAAGCATTTACCTCTGCCTCAGCCCAAGGGCGAACGCATCATTCGTAAGTAG
- a CDS encoding leucine-rich repeat domain-containing protein, with product MSMKTIFCAMLAVGLSVSSAYAEPSVKRSGSTITVKEALTDDGISQAKEFAGKIKTPTFKLENINDADLVKFCQTFPDATSIDIKGKKDELTSIAPVAGLKNLTSFEMDAKSVADMSPLASLKLIKLELTSDAMGPDLKWMAGLTGLKEVEINAGNSLTSFEGFPTLSGNPRVTINGAAPTDLSPLQHLGSSKLELKYCTINDLAPLAKMPNLSELNLYGATVKDFSPLANCEKLKKLTYYAVKEADFSTLGALKQIVELNGGLTKLDNIAFVAELPALRVFDVFAEYVTDYSPLASSKVEKLQIWKMRVPVGDLGSVGKTKTLKELKLWSVDGATNSAALAELTELQKFTITSEYNKKSGDPFDMACAKGWGKLKEMSITGAKIVNAGNMAALTSMEKLTLVKVNVEGEPFSLSGLAKLSNLNSVRINDSQIADFEALAGCSGLTYVEMKGSKGISSLAPLKALPNLKRIIVSKGAFPDAELSGFAQNVKVEQR from the coding sequence ATGTCCATGAAAACCATTTTTTGCGCCATGCTGGCAGTGGGGCTGAGTGTTTCGTCAGCCTATGCGGAGCCTTCCGTCAAGCGTTCCGGTAGCACCATCACCGTGAAAGAAGCGCTCACCGATGATGGCATCAGCCAGGCCAAGGAGTTTGCTGGCAAAATCAAGACACCTACTTTTAAACTTGAGAACATCAACGATGCAGATCTGGTCAAGTTCTGCCAGACCTTCCCCGATGCCACCAGTATCGACATCAAAGGCAAAAAGGATGAACTCACGAGCATCGCTCCTGTGGCGGGGCTCAAAAATCTGACCTCTTTTGAGATGGACGCCAAATCCGTGGCGGATATGTCACCTTTAGCCAGCCTCAAGCTAATCAAGCTTGAACTGACCAGCGACGCCATGGGCCCAGACCTTAAATGGATGGCTGGATTGACCGGCCTCAAGGAGGTCGAGATCAACGCCGGGAATTCCCTGACGTCTTTTGAGGGCTTTCCCACTTTGTCTGGCAATCCCCGCGTCACCATCAATGGAGCCGCTCCAACGGATCTCTCGCCGCTTCAGCACCTGGGGAGCTCCAAGCTTGAGCTGAAATACTGCACCATCAATGACCTTGCTCCTCTCGCCAAGATGCCCAACCTGAGCGAACTGAATCTCTATGGAGCAACAGTGAAGGACTTCAGCCCGCTGGCCAACTGTGAAAAACTGAAGAAGCTCACCTACTATGCTGTCAAGGAAGCCGACTTCTCTACTCTGGGTGCGCTGAAGCAGATCGTGGAGCTCAATGGCGGTCTCACCAAGCTGGACAACATAGCCTTTGTCGCCGAATTGCCTGCCCTGCGTGTCTTTGACGTGTTTGCCGAATACGTGACCGACTATTCCCCCCTGGCTTCCTCCAAAGTGGAAAAGCTCCAAATCTGGAAAATGCGCGTTCCCGTGGGTGACCTTGGTAGTGTGGGTAAAACGAAGACGCTGAAGGAACTCAAGCTCTGGTCAGTGGACGGTGCTACCAATTCCGCTGCCCTGGCTGAACTGACGGAGCTGCAGAAGTTCACCATCACCTCGGAGTACAATAAAAAAAGCGGAGACCCCTTTGACATGGCCTGCGCCAAGGGCTGGGGCAAGCTGAAAGAAATGAGCATCACAGGTGCCAAGATCGTGAACGCGGGCAATATGGCCGCTCTCACTTCCATGGAAAAACTTACTCTGGTCAAGGTTAATGTGGAAGGTGAGCCATTCAGCCTGTCTGGTCTGGCCAAACTGTCCAATCTGAACTCGGTCAGAATCAACGACAGCCAGATAGCCGATTTTGAAGCTCTGGCGGGGTGCTCCGGGCTCACCTATGTAGAGATGAAGGGTAGCAAAGGCATCAGCAGCCTGGCCCCCCTCAAGGCCCTGCCAAATCTGAAGAGGATAATCGTTTCCAAAGGGGCCTTCCCTGATGCTGAACTGAGCGGCTTTGCCCAGAACGTGAAGGTTGAACAGCGTTAA
- a CDS encoding TMEM43 family protein produces MSDENSSYTEVTSTNWFSRLGNSFKGIGTGILLIVAATVLLWWNEGRTVRTGDAIAEAQMVTEPMPSIDKLDRAFEGKLVYAKGSAVTNDELVDPVFGIKVNAIKMRRKVEYYQWVEHSKSEKRTKLGGGEETVTTYSYSAEWVDSPVNSQSFKKREGHENKTRINSENVSWLAPNVTFGAYRFPEFLSRSIGGEKALNLSLSDEQRAELQKAFFAPNTNLETSQVLGQQGASMIHIQGNTLYVGRQPGTPSIGDVRVTFFETPAAEVSIIAKVNGNTFVPFLASNGNTFYRLAMGTQDMNGMFESAKSSNATTAWLLRGLGVVLCIAGFGMIFAPLKVLADVIPLLGNIVGAGTGLVAGLLGSAWSLVIIAIAWIRFRPVLGFCLLGAALTLVILLFIKGRMKKANPASA; encoded by the coding sequence ATGAGCGATGAAAACAGTTCGTACACGGAAGTTACAAGCACCAATTGGTTTTCCCGTCTCGGAAATTCCTTTAAGGGAATCGGAACTGGCATCCTCTTGATTGTCGCGGCTACCGTACTGCTATGGTGGAATGAAGGCCGCACTGTACGTACGGGCGATGCCATTGCCGAAGCTCAGATGGTGACGGAGCCCATGCCCAGTATCGACAAGCTCGACAGAGCTTTTGAGGGCAAACTGGTGTATGCCAAGGGGAGCGCCGTCACAAACGACGAGCTGGTTGATCCGGTGTTCGGCATCAAGGTAAATGCCATCAAGATGCGTCGGAAGGTGGAGTATTATCAGTGGGTGGAACACAGCAAATCTGAAAAAAGAACAAAGCTGGGCGGAGGGGAAGAGACGGTCACAACCTATTCCTATTCAGCGGAATGGGTAGACAGCCCTGTGAATTCCCAAAGCTTCAAGAAGAGAGAAGGACACGAAAACAAGACCCGCATTAATTCCGAAAACGTGAGCTGGCTTGCCCCCAACGTCACCTTTGGCGCGTACCGCTTCCCTGAATTCCTGAGCCGTTCCATTGGCGGAGAGAAAGCGCTGAACCTTTCCCTTAGTGATGAACAGCGCGCGGAACTGCAAAAGGCCTTCTTTGCCCCCAACACCAATCTGGAAACCTCCCAGGTGTTGGGTCAGCAGGGCGCCAGTATGATCCATATCCAGGGCAACACTCTTTATGTAGGCCGCCAGCCCGGCACACCGTCCATCGGTGACGTGCGCGTGACCTTTTTTGAAACGCCGGCCGCCGAGGTCTCGATTATAGCCAAGGTGAACGGCAATACATTCGTTCCCTTCCTCGCCTCCAACGGCAACACATTTTACCGCCTTGCCATGGGTACGCAGGACATGAACGGCATGTTTGAATCCGCCAAGAGCAGCAATGCTACGACGGCATGGCTCCTGCGCGGTCTGGGCGTGGTGCTGTGCATTGCCGGTTTTGGCATGATCTTTGCTCCCCTCAAGGTCCTCGCCGACGTCATCCCCCTGCTGGGCAACATCGTGGGCGCGGGTACGGGCTTGGTGGCAGGCCTGCTGGGCTCTGCCTGGTCACTGGTGATCATCGCCATAGCGTGGATACGTTTCCGTCCCGTGCTGGGCTTCTGCCTGCTGGGAGCAGCGCTTACGCTCGTTATCCTGCTGTTCATCAAGGGACGCATGAAGAAGGCAAATCCTGCCTCGGCCTAG
- a CDS encoding IS5 family transposase (programmed frameshift) — translation MLPAAHRRHDISDAVWKKLEPLLPGREGAWGGRAHDNRRFIDAVFWIMRTGAPWRDLPPDLGGWSNTHRSFIRWRDSGIWERLLETLIDEPDFEWLMIDASHCKVHPHAAGARGGNQDMSRNKRGLNSKLHLAVDSHGMPLRAIITQGTAADCKQATALIDGFNAQHLLADRGYDTNEILCQAASQGMSPVIPPKKNRKEQREYDKGLYKIRHLVENAFLHLKRWRGIATRYAKNTSSFLAAIHIRCIFLWASIS, via the exons ATGTTGCCAGCCGCGCATAGACGACATGACATCTCAGATGCCGTTTGGAAAAAGTTAGAGCCACTTTTGCCGGGGCGTGAGGGCGCCTGGGGTGGCAGAGCGCACGACAACCGTCGATTTATTGATGCCGTTTTTTGGATCATGCGCACTGGCGCACCGTGGCGTGATTTACCACCCGACCTCGGAGGCTGGAGCAACACTCATCGGAGTTTCATTCGTTGGCGGGATAGCGGCATATGGGAACGATTGCTTGAAACTTTGATAGATGAACCAGACTTTGAATGGCTTATGATTGATGCAAGTCATTGTAAGGTACATCCCCATGCAGCAGGAGCCAGAGGCGGTAATCAAGACATGAGTCGTA ACAAAAGGGGGCTCAACTCAAAATTGCATTTGGCCGTGGATTCGCATGGTATGCCGCTCAGGGCTATTATTACACAAGGTACAGCAGCAGATTGCAAGCAAGCGACTGCCTTGATTGATGGTTTTAATGCCCAGCATTTACTCGCTGACCGTGGCTACGATACCAATGAAATTCTTTGCCAAGCAGCGAGCCAAGGGATGAGCCCAGTCATTCCCCCAAAGAAGAATAGAAAAGAGCAGCGAGAATATGACAAAGGACTCTATAAAATCCGGCACCTTGTCGAAAATGCCTTTCTTCACTTGAAGCGATGGCGGGGAATTGCGACCAGATATGCAAAGAATACATCATCATTTCTGGCCGCAATTCATATCAGGTGTATTTTTCTTTGGGCCTCAATCTCGTGA
- a CDS encoding ABC transporter substrate-binding protein — MSSKLAEISRKVRKTFLLGMFFVYMLLLCSCTDSPLDPDKPVTLTMWHVYGAQARSPMNILIDRFNQTVGKKQGIIINVTSVSSTWNIHDELVASAREEPGSEELPDLFTCYPKTLAIIGNSRVLDWKKYFSEEELQNYVPAFLEEGMMDGALYGFPFAKSTNLLYVNDTLFEPFSRETGISYADLSTLEGVFRASARYYEWSGGKSFFMYDDWMHYAILNSESLGEPFFEKENIRWDNPALLKLWRPLAKASVNGQLWLNPGYNSTVMMMGEVVCGVGSSAAVLYYNDTLTLKDNSTLPLRLTILPDPRFEGAKRLDIQRGSSLYARASTPKKEYAAAVFCKWLTSPEINFSLAVQGGYMPVQKEAFQRLKQAEYADFSHDRYKQAYKVLLSLYETSTFVSVPAFENYGELERQFGAALRDVLSSYRGTRYSGEGDPESVVRASLTQMKKRLAVPFQ, encoded by the coding sequence ATGAGTTCAAAACTGGCTGAAATTTCAAGAAAGGTGCGTAAGACATTCCTACTTGGTATGTTCTTTGTGTATATGCTTCTGCTTTGTTCTTGCACTGATTCTCCGCTGGACCCCGACAAGCCTGTCACTCTGACCATGTGGCATGTGTATGGCGCACAGGCCCGTTCTCCTATGAATATATTGATCGACCGTTTCAACCAGACGGTGGGGAAAAAACAGGGGATTATTATTAATGTCACTTCCGTCAGCAGTACCTGGAACATTCATGATGAACTTGTGGCGTCAGCCCGTGAAGAGCCGGGAAGCGAAGAACTGCCTGACCTTTTCACCTGTTATCCCAAGACATTGGCCATTATCGGGAATTCAAGAGTCCTGGACTGGAAAAAGTATTTTAGTGAAGAAGAGCTGCAAAACTATGTTCCGGCCTTTCTTGAAGAGGGTATGATGGACGGTGCCCTTTACGGGTTTCCTTTTGCCAAATCCACCAATCTTCTCTATGTCAATGACACCCTCTTTGAGCCCTTCAGCCGGGAAACGGGCATATCCTATGCCGATCTCTCTACTCTGGAAGGAGTTTTTCGTGCATCCGCTCGTTATTATGAATGGTCCGGCGGTAAATCCTTCTTTATGTATGATGACTGGATGCACTATGCTATACTCAACTCGGAGTCGTTGGGGGAGCCTTTTTTCGAGAAAGAGAATATCCGCTGGGATAATCCGGCTCTGCTGAAACTATGGCGTCCTTTGGCCAAGGCCTCTGTAAACGGTCAACTGTGGCTTAATCCCGGGTATAACAGCACCGTCATGATGATGGGGGAAGTGGTGTGTGGTGTGGGCTCTTCCGCCGCCGTTCTTTATTACAATGATACCCTTACGCTGAAGGACAACAGTACGCTGCCGCTCAGGTTGACGATACTTCCTGATCCACGCTTTGAGGGGGCAAAACGGCTGGACATCCAGCGAGGCTCCTCTCTGTACGCACGTGCCTCCACCCCGAAAAAGGAATACGCTGCCGCAGTATTCTGCAAATGGCTTACCAGTCCGGAGATTAATTTTTCCCTTGCCGTACAGGGAGGGTATATGCCTGTTCAAAAGGAGGCCTTTCAGAGACTGAAACAGGCAGAATATGCCGATTTTTCTCATGATCGCTATAAACAAGCTTATAAGGTGCTGTTGTCGCTTTATGAAACGTCCACTTTTGTTTCTGTGCCTGCTTTTGAAAATTACGGAGAACTGGAAAGGCAGTTTGGAGCAGCGCTGCGTGATGTTCTTTCTTCGTATCGTGGGACACGGTATAGTGGTGAGGGCGATCCTGAGAGCGTTGTAAGAGCATCATTGACACAGATGAAAAAACGTTTAGCCGTGCCTTTCCAGTGA
- a CDS encoding helix-turn-helix transcriptional regulator, whose translation MRFLPFTLFFREGKRPLRMHLNVYFLSFVLLLLVILMTLLYIFDFLPASQKTIGEDMKEYLTIYERNISLHMGNIVAASQRMADDLTCTVESTLAKNKSVFENVSDNASLIGKLEYESTPLLIRSLRESRSTGAFIIFEATLNSALSKTATSRCGVYLKINTPVNFNTVQAPIVWLRGMPQVASQYRFAIHNNWDMEFDTSSISCWNELLQEAKQSPKNSYFFTKAHYLRGTWEKVLLICIPLLGKDGKVYGVCGLEISSLLFKLAHAHLSPSLTGLTGVLALRQQNSDGVATLDTGAGFQDGPALAVPEDFSIYKVTVEKYYNRYSDGNLVFVGREKPLRLAPIPLLGEKSSWVAAVLLPQRQERNMLMHRHILVASFLMIFLAVAVLLAMFLSRCYAAPVLQGIYNARKKEEAGCTTQIRELDDLIAFMKAREQKLICQLGENASEEQNSEQVELSAYRMFINQIETLTKAERIVFDLYIAGLNSHEIANKLNLSINTIRTHNRNIYAKLNVTSYKEMMVYVQMMTGKQKN comes from the coding sequence ATGCGATTTCTTCCGTTTACTCTTTTTTTTAGAGAAGGCAAGCGTCCCCTACGAATGCACCTGAATGTTTATTTTTTGTCTTTTGTTCTACTCTTGCTTGTTATTTTGATGACGCTGCTTTACATCTTCGATTTCCTGCCTGCCTCTCAAAAGACGATAGGTGAGGATATGAAAGAATATCTCACTATCTATGAAAGAAATATTTCCCTGCATATGGGAAATATTGTCGCTGCCAGCCAACGCATGGCTGATGATCTGACGTGTACGGTCGAAAGCACCCTGGCCAAAAACAAATCTGTATTCGAAAACGTAAGTGACAATGCTTCGCTGATAGGCAAGTTGGAATACGAAAGTACTCCTCTGCTGATTCGGAGTCTGAGGGAATCTCGTTCCACCGGGGCTTTTATTATCTTTGAAGCTACGCTTAACAGCGCACTTTCCAAGACCGCCACTTCTCGTTGTGGTGTTTATCTGAAAATTAACACCCCCGTCAATTTCAATACGGTACAGGCTCCTATAGTTTGGCTTCGTGGAATGCCGCAGGTCGCCAGCCAGTATCGCTTTGCCATTCACAATAACTGGGACATGGAATTTGATACGTCCAGTATCTCCTGTTGGAATGAATTGCTCCAGGAGGCAAAACAATCCCCCAAAAACAGTTATTTTTTTACCAAGGCCCATTATCTGCGTGGAACTTGGGAAAAAGTACTCCTGATTTGTATTCCTTTGCTTGGTAAAGACGGTAAAGTATATGGGGTTTGTGGTCTTGAAATCAGTAGCCTGCTTTTCAAGCTGGCTCATGCGCACCTTTCGCCATCCCTGACCGGCCTGACAGGAGTACTTGCTCTGCGGCAGCAAAATAGTGATGGGGTGGCCACCTTGGATACTGGAGCAGGTTTTCAAGATGGCCCTGCATTGGCTGTACCTGAGGACTTTTCTATCTACAAGGTCACGGTAGAAAAATATTACAATCGCTACAGTGATGGAAATCTTGTTTTTGTGGGTAGGGAAAAGCCCCTGAGACTTGCGCCAATTCCGCTTCTTGGAGAGAAATCCTCCTGGGTAGCAGCCGTGCTGCTGCCCCAGCGCCAGGAACGAAACATGCTGATGCACCGGCATATCCTCGTGGCGTCTTTTCTGATGATTTTTCTGGCAGTTGCTGTGCTGCTGGCCATGTTTCTTTCCAGGTGTTACGCAGCCCCTGTCTTACAGGGCATATACAATGCCAGGAAGAAGGAGGAAGCAGGCTGTACAACTCAAATTCGAGAATTGGATGATCTTATCGCATTCATGAAGGCCAGAGAGCAGAAACTGATCTGCCAGCTGGGAGAAAATGCATCTGAAGAGCAAAATTCTGAGCAGGTAGAGCTGAGTGCATATCGTATGTTCATCAATCAAATAGAAACTCTAACAAAAGCAGAACGTATTGTCTTTGATTTATATATTGCAGGTCTCAATTCACATGAGATTGCCAATAAACTAAATCTTTCCATCAATACTATACGTACACATAATAGAAATATCTACGCAAAACTCAATGTTACTTCCTACAAGGAAATGATGGTCTACGTCCAGATGATGACGGGTAAGCAGAAAAACTGA
- a CDS encoding IS5 family transposase, with protein MCYYDIPEDLWLRLEPILPTEGSPRGGRPIGDVRNFLNAVHWMLRTGSPWRALPEKYGSWKTVYSRFRRWQKRGYLTAILKLLTLQADMNHIMIDGTYVHAHKHSAGARHTSGINQALGRSRGGFTSKIHAVVDALGNLLAFTVTAGQYSEYPHMGKSTPATNYANKASPLLFLESAPSGCVMELLP; from the coding sequence ATGTGCTACTATGACATCCCTGAAGACCTCTGGCTCAGGCTTGAGCCCATACTGCCAACAGAAGGTTCTCCTCGTGGAGGGAGACCGATTGGTGACGTCAGAAACTTTCTCAATGCTGTACATTGGATGCTGCGAACCGGATCTCCATGGCGAGCTTTGCCAGAGAAATATGGTTCGTGGAAAACCGTATATTCCCGATTCAGGCGTTGGCAGAAAAGAGGATATCTGACTGCTATCCTTAAGCTTCTTACCTTACAGGCTGACATGAACCACATCATGATTGATGGGACATACGTTCATGCTCACAAGCATAGTGCCGGAGCTCGACATACCTCTGGAATCAATCAGGCTCTCGGCCGAAGTCGTGGCGGCTTTACTTCCAAAATTCATGCGGTGGTGGATGCTCTCGGTAATTTGCTGGCTTTTACTGTCACGGCAGGACAATACTCCGAGTATCCACATATGGGTAAGTCAACGCCAGCAACGAACTATGCAAACAAAGCATCTCCACTTCTGTTTCTGGAATCCGCTCCCTCAGGTTGCGTTATGGAGTTGCTTCCATGA
- a CDS encoding plasmid mobilization protein, giving the protein MKDGKTEDGGRSAARKWVTIRVTEREKTRLMEQAEIAGLSLSEYMRRRFFGGRPLVAHADLSTVAELRRIGGLLKHNFETLRQAKAPPDILERQEDALRNLVWAIQKISLRCHHDCQENQEYEG; this is encoded by the coding sequence ATGAAAGACGGAAAGACCGAAGACGGCGGCCGGAGCGCCGCCCGGAAATGGGTGACGATCCGCGTCACCGAAAGAGAAAAAACGCGCCTCATGGAGCAGGCGGAAATCGCCGGACTGTCCCTGTCGGAATACATGCGGCGACGTTTTTTCGGAGGCAGGCCGCTGGTGGCTCATGCAGACCTGAGTACCGTTGCGGAACTGAGGCGGATAGGCGGCCTGCTCAAGCACAATTTCGAGACGCTTCGGCAGGCGAAAGCTCCCCCGGATATTCTGGAACGGCAGGAGGACGCCCTGCGGAATCTGGTCTGGGCCATCCAGAAAATCTCGCTGCGGTGTCATCATGATTGTCAAGAAAATCAGGAATACGAAGGCTGA